The Streptomyces cyanogenus DNA segment GCTGCCCGACGGCGAGTACGAGGTACGCATCGACTCCACGCTCACCGACGGCCACCTCACCTACGCCGAGCACGTGATCCCCGGGCAGGTCGCGGACGAGGTGATCGTCTCCTGCCACGTCTGCCACCCGTCGCTGGCCAACGACAACCTGGCCGGCGTCGCGGTGGCGACGTTCCTGGCCCGGGCGCTGGCGGAGCAGCGGCCGTACTACACCTACCGGTTCCTGTTCGCGCCCGGCACCATCGGGGCGATCACCTGGCTGGCCCGCAACGCGGACCGGGTGGAGCTTGTCAGGCACGGGCTGGTGCTGGCCTGTGCCGGCGACCCGGGTCACCTCACGTACAAGCAGAGCAGGCGCGGCGACGCGGAGATCGACCGGGTGATGCGGCACGTGCTGTCCGCCTCCCAACGCCCGCATCGCGTCACCGAGTTCACTCCGTACGGCTACGACGAGCGGCAGTTCTGCTCGCCCGGGTTCGACCTCGGCGTGGGCTCGCTCAGCCGGACCCCGTACGCCGGCTATCCCGAGTACCACACCTCGGCGGACGATCTGGGCTTCGTCTCCCCGGCGGCGATGGCGGACACGCTCGCCGTGTGCCGTGAGGCGTTCGCCGTGCTGGACCGCAACCGGCGGTACGTCAACCTCAGCCCGTACGGCGAGCCGCAGCTGGGCCGGCGTGGGCTGTACGACTCGCTCGGCGGCCGCAGCGACGCGAAGGAGGCCCAGATGGCCATGCTGTGGGTGCTCAGCCTCTCCGACGGCGAGCACGGTCTGCTGGACGTCGCCGAGCGGTCCGGGCTGCCGTTCGACACCGTCGCCGCCGCGGCCGGCGCCCTGCACGGCGCCGGGCTGATCAAGGCATGACGCCGATGACCACCCCGGGGGAGAAGGCGACGGCGCCGGCCCGCTCCGCCAGGCGGGCCCTCGCCGGCCGGCTCTCCTGGGGGCTGGCCGACCAGGCGGCCTCCAGCATGAGCAACTTCGTGGTGGGGATCTACGTGGCGCGCTCGCTGGGGGTGACCGCGTTCGGCGTGTTCAGCCTGGCCTGGGTGACCTACGGCGTGGTGCTCAACGTCTCCCGCGGGCTGGCCACCGACCCGCTGGTGGTGCGCTTCAGCGGCGTGCCGGACGCGTCCTGGCGCGCGGCGGTGGTCCGGTCGTCGGGGACCGCGCTCGGCGTCGGCGCGGCCGTCGGCGCGGTGTGCGTGGCGGTCGGGCCGGCGCTCGGCGGCCGTGTGGGGCCCGCGTTCGTCTGCCTCGGTGTCACGCTGCCGGGGTTGCTGCTGCAGGACGCCTGGCGGTTCTCGTTCTTCGCCGCCGGCGCCGGGCGGAAGGCGTTCGTCAACGACCTGGTGTGGGGCGTCGCGCTCGTCCCGGCCATGGTCGTGGCGGCCCGCGTGGGCAGCGTGGCCGCTTTCGTGCTCGCCTGGGGTGCGTCGGCCGCGGTGGCCGCCGCGTACGGCTGCCTCCAGTCCGGCGTGCGGCCCCGGCCGGCCGGGGCGCGTGGGTGGCTTCGCGAACAGCGCGATCTCGGCTACCGGTACCTGGTCGAGAACGTCAGCCTCAGCGGCGCGAGCCAGCTGCGGGCGTACGGGCTCGGCGCGATCGTCGGGGTCGGCGCGGTGGGCGCGGTGCGGGGCGCCGAGCTCCTGATGGGCCCGTTCCTCGCCGTGCTGATGGGACTGTCTCTGGTCACCGTCCCGGAGGCGGCACGAGTGCTGCGGCAGGCCCCGCACCGCCTCGGCATGTTCTGCCTCCTGCTGGGCGGCGGGCAGGCCGCCGCCGCGCTGGTCTGGGGCTCGGCGCTGCTGCTGGTGCCGGACCGGCTCGGTGAGCTGGTGCTCGGCAGCGTCTGGCACTCCGCCGCGCGGCTCGTCGTGCCGATCACCCTCGGCGTCGCGGGCGCGGGTCTCGGCACCGGCGCGGCGGCCGGGCTGCGCGCGCTCGGCGCGGCCCGACGCAGCCTGCGCTGCCAGTTGTTCGCCTCCGCCTGCTACGTCGGCGGCGGGCTCGGCGGGGCGGCCGCGGCCGGCACGGTCGGCTCGGCCTGGGGCGTCGCCGCCGCGACCGTCAGCGGCTCGGCCGTGTGGTGGCTGCACCTGCGGTCCGCTCTGCGGGAGCACCGCCCGAACTCCATTCCCGAAGTGAGGACCCCATGACCGACCGACCCAGGCTGAGCATCGGCCTGCCCGTGTACAACGGCGAGGAGTACCTGGCCGAGTCGCTCGACGCCCTGCTCGGCCAGACCTACGAGGACTTCGAACTGGTCGTCTCCGACAACGCCTCGACCGACGGGACCGAGGACATCTGCCGCCGGTACGCCGCGAAGGACTCCCGCATCCGGTACCTCCGGCTGCCCCGGAACATCGGCGCCACGCCGAACCACAACCATGTGTTCGCCGAGTCCCGCGGCGAGCTGTTCAAGTGGGCCTCGCACGACGACCTGTACGGCCGGGACCTGCTGCGGCGCTGTGTGGAAGCCCTGGACGAGCGACCGGACGTGATCCTCGCGCACGCCGACCAGGCGGTCATCGACGGCGACGGCCAGGTGAAGGTCCCGTACGAGTACACGCTCGCCACCGACTCGCCGCACGCGCCGGTGCGCTTCCGCAGCATGCTGTTCGAGCCCGGCGGTGACGACTTCTACGGGGTGATCCGGGCCGACGCGCTGCGCCGGGTGAAGCCGATGGACAGCTACCACCACGCGGACCGCACGTTCGTCGCCGAGATCGCCCTGCACGGGCGCTTCCACCAGGTGCCCGAACTCCTGTACTTCCGCCGCGACCACCCCACCCGCGCAGAGCGGGCGAACCCGTCCAAGCGCTCCCGGTGCGTCAACCTCGACCCGCGCCGGGCCGGACTGCTGCACCCGACGCCCCGGCTGCTCGCCGAGTACGTCTGGGGCTTCGCCTCGGCGATCCGGCGGGCCCCGCTGTCCGCGGCCGACCGGCGGGCGTGCTACCGCCACCTGGCCGCGTGGATGACCAGCCGGGTCCGGCCGGGCGCCGGCGAGCGGGTCGAGGACCGCGCCCCCGTCGACCCGGCCGGGCTCACCGTCTCCGTCGACGCCCTCGTCGCCGGGCGTGACGGTCGGGAAGGGAGTCAGGTATGACGTCAGCGGACGGATCTCCCGTGCGTGTCGGGTTGTTCGGCCTGCTCGGCTCCGGCAACCTCGGCAACGACGGGTCGCTGGAGGCCGTGCTCGGCTACCTCCGCGCCGAGCACCCCGAGGCGGTCGTGAGCGCGCTGTGCGGCGGCCCCGAGGTGGTCACGGCCCGGTTCGGGATCCCCGCGACGCGGCTGCACTGGAACCGCGGGGAGTACCGGACGGCGTCGCGGGCCGGCGCGGTCGCGGCGAAGGGTCTGGGCAAACTCGTCGACGTCTTCCGCACCGCTGCCTGGGTGCGCCGGCACGACGTGGTGATCGTGCCGGGCATGGGGGTCCTGGAGGCCACGCTGCCGCTGCGGCCGTGGGGCTTCCCGTACTCGCTGTTCCTGCTCTGTGCGACCGGCAGGCTGTTCCGCACCCGGGTCGCGCTGGTCAGCGTCGGCGCCGCGGCGATCGGCAACCGGCCGACCCGGGCCCTGGTGCGCTGGTCGGCGCGGCTGGCCGCGTACCGGTCGTACCGGGACGCCCCGTCCCGCGACGCGATGCGGGCGATGGGCGTGGACACCACGCACGACGAGGTCTACCCGGACCTCGCCTTCTCCCTGCCGACGCCGCCCGCGAGCGCCCCCTCGGGCCCGCCGGGCCGAGTCTGCGTCGGTGTCATGGACTTCCACGGCGGCAACGACGACCGTGCCCGGGCCGACGAGATCCACCGTCGCTACCTCGACGGGACGATCCGGTTCGTCCGTGCGCTGGTCGGGGAGGGCAGACCGGTCCGGCTGCTCACCGGCGACGAGTGCGATGCCTCGGTGGTCGCCGCCATCCTCGACGCGGTGGACTCGCCGCTGGTCACCGCCGCCGAGCCGAAATCGCTGGCCGACCTGATGAAGGAGATGGCGGCTGCCGACACGGTCGTCGCGATCCGGTACCACAACCTGATCTGCGCGCTGAAGACCGGGACGCCGACGCTCGCCATCACCTATGCGGCGAAGAGCGACGCGCTCATGGACCGGATGGGCCTCGGCGCGTACTGCCACCCAGCGCGCGAGCTCGACGCCGACCGGCTGTTCGAGCAGTTCCGGGCGCTGGAGAAGCAGTCGGCCGAGCTGCGGCAGACCCTCACCGAGCGGAACCGGGCCGCCGCCCGGCTCCTCGATCACCAGTTCCACGCCTTGACGGCGGCCCTGTTCCCGGCGGCCGGCCGGACCCAGACCCTGCGGGAGGCTCCATGAAGGCGACCGAAGTAGCGGCGATCGACGGCGCGTACCTCTTCGAGCCGACGCCGTACACCGACGAGCGCGGCTTCTTCTGCCGCACCTTCGACGCCGACGTGGTCCGCTCGGTGGGCCTCGACCCGGACGCCTTCGTCCAGGACAGCCTGTCCCGCTCGGTCCGGGGCGTACTGCGCGGCCTGCACCTGCGCTCCGGCGCCGGCGAGGCCAAGCTGGTGCGGTGCTCGTACGGGAGGATCTTCGACGTCGTCGTGGACCTGCGGCCGGACTCGCCGACCTACCTGGGCCGGGCCTTCTTCGAGCTGTCCGGCGAGACGCAGGCGACCCTGTACGTCCCGGCGGGATGCGCGCACGGCTTCCAGGCGCTGACCGACACCGCCGACACCTCGTACCGGATCGACCGCCCGCACGATCCGGCCGAGGACGTGACGATCGCCTTCGACGATCCGGAGCTCGCCATTCCGTGGCCCCTGCCGGTCACGTCGATGTCCCAGCGGGACCGTGAGGCGCCGAGCCTCGCCGAGGTCCTGAAACACGAAGAAAGTTGAGACCGTGAACACCGAAGACACCGGAGAGCTCCTCCTGCCCCGGTCGCGGACGGCGAACGAACGGCTGCACGCCTTGGTCCCCGGGGGCGCGCACACCTACGCCAAGGGCGACGACCAGTACCCCGAGAACCTGGCCCCGGTCATCAGCCACGGCCGCGGTGCCCACGTGTGGGACGTCGACGGCAACCGCTACGTCGAGTACGGCTCCGGTCTGCGGTCCGTCAGCCTCGGCCACGCCCATCCGCGCGTGACCGAGGCGGTGCGGCGGGAACTCGACCGCGGAAGCAACTTCGTCCGGCCGTCCGTCGTGGAACTGGAGGCCGCGGAACGCTTCCTGGCCACGGTGCCGACCGCCGAGATGGTGAAGTTCGCGAAGAACGGCTCCGACGCCACCACCGCCGCGGTGCGCCTCGCCCGCGCCGCCACGGGGCGCCCGCGGGTGGCCCTCTGCGCCGACCAACCGTTCTTCTCCGTCGACGACTGGTTCATCGGCACCACGCCGATGTCCGCCGGCATTCCGGCGGCGACCAACGAGCTGACCGTGACGTTCCCTTACGGCGACCTGGCCGCCACTCAGGAGCTGCTCTCCCGGTACCGGGACGAGGTCGCCTGCCTGATCCTGGAACCCGCCACCCACACCGAGCCGCCGCCCGGGTACCTCGCCGGCCTGCGGGAGCTGGCCGACCGGCACGGCTGCGTACTGATCTTCGACGAGATGATCACCGGCTTCCGCTGGTCCGAGGCGGGCGCCCAGGGCCTGTACGGCGTCGTCCCCGACCTCTCCACGTTCGGCAAGGCGCTGGGCAACGGGTTCGCCGTCTCCGCGCTGGCCGGGCGCCGCGAGCTGATGGAGCTGGGCGGGCTGCGCCACTCCGGCGACCGGGTCTTCCTGCTGTCGACCACGCACGGTGCGGAGACGCACTCCCTGGCAGCGGCGATGGCCGTGCAGACCACCTACGCCGAGGAGGGCGTCACCGCGCGGCTGCACGCCCTCGGCGAGCGGTTGGCCGCCGGTGTCCGCGAGGCCGCCGCCGCCACGGGCGTCGGCGAGCACGTCGTCGTCCGGGGCCGGGCCAGCAACCTGGTCTTCACCACCCTCGACGAGAACCGGCAGCCGTCGCAGCAGTACCGCACCCTGTTCCTGCGGCGGCTCCTCGCGGGCGGGGTGCTGGCCCCGTCGTTCGTGGTGAGCAGCGCGCTCGGCGACGCCGACATCGATCACACCGTCGACGTGGTGGCCCAGGCGTGTGTGGTGTACCGGAAGGCGCTGGACGCCGGCGACCCCACCCCGTGGCTGGCCGGACGACCGGTGAAGCCCGTGTTCCGCCGATTGGCCTGACGGGAGGTCAGCCACGCTCCCGCCGGCCGGCGCCGGATGGCTGACCGGCCGGCCGGTCAGCCATCCGGTCGACCAGCCAGGCGGTCGCGGGTGTCACCGCCAGCGCGGTGCACCAGCCACCGAGGACGTCGGTCGGGTAGTGCGCGCCCAAGGCGACCTGCGCCCACCCCATGGCGGCGCCGGCAAGCAGCGCCGCGGCGAGCACGAGTGCCGTGCCGGCCGTTCTGCCGAGGCCGAGCCGACCGGTCGCGGCCAGCGCCACGACGAGGGCGAGCGCGGTGAGGAAGGCGGTGTGCCCGCTCGGATAGGACAGGTTGCCTTCGCCGTGGATGGTGCGTCCCACCACGTGCTTGAGCAGCGTCGCCGTCCCGACGGTCGTGCCGAGGCCGGCAACGAGGAGCACCGCCGCGCGAGGACTCCGGAGCAGCAGGCAGCCCGTCACGAGGGCCACCACCAGTGCCACCGCTCCCCCGGGCTCCCCCAGGAAGTCCATGGCCAGAGCGACGTGCCGCCACGGCGGCCGCACGCCGTCCACCGCCGCCCCGATCCGCGCGTCCACCGGGCCGGGCTTGCCGGCGCCGGCGTACAGGACCCCGAGCACGACGACCACGAGCGCGGCGAGGGCCGCGATCGGCCCGAGCCACGCGCGCAGTGACGGCGGCAGCACCGCGGACGCCGACCGGCCGGTCACCGGCCCTGGGGCCGCCGATCCGGTGTTCCGCACGCACGTCGGGCGCGAAGTTCCCACGCCCCCGTCGCCGGCCGAGGTGGTCCTCGGCTTCTGCCGGCCCGAACTCCCCGCCAAGGAGCCCCCCTTGGTCGTATCCGACGCGGCCCGCACGGGAGCCGCCGGCCTGTCCCCCGCCCCGGCCGAGGGCATGGAACCTCTCTTCGTCACCCTAACGGCTCACTCGCCGTCCTCGCGGGCTTCCCGACCGCTGTGTCCGCCGTCGCCGTGGACTCGCTGCCCGCCGTCACCTCCGCCGTCCTTGCGCGCGGTGAGGGTTCCGCTCGTCATGCGGCCCACGACGGCTCCGAGGTGGATGACCACGCCGACCGCCACCAGCCAGGACAGGATGACCATGACGACGCCGATGGGGCCGTACTTCTGCTGGTTGGCCACGATCGTCGCGGAGAACCAGTGGGCGGAGAACACACCGAGCCCGGTCCAGCACAGGCTGGTGACCAGGGCCGGAGGAAAGAGGACGCGCCACGGCACTGCTCCGACGAGCAGCACGTACATGCTCGCCCACCAGAAGACGAGCGACCAGAGGAAGCCCATCAGTCCGGGGAGGGGTGTCCCGCCGAACGCCCTGCCGAACGCGCTCTGCACGGCGGCGTAGCCGAGCAGCCCCGCGAGCCAGGCCAGCTGGGCCGCGTTGGTCCGCCAGCCGCCTCCCCGGACGTCGAACAGCATGCGGTACCAGGTCTGGAGCGTGCCGGCCACGGCCAGTGCCCCGAGCAGGAGGAACAGAGCGC contains these protein-coding regions:
- a CDS encoding YihY/virulence factor BrkB family protein, which translates into the protein MPGTRPEKEHPPQRRRHTQRGRSPQRWRAAHRRFEESGPGRLWGRLSAVDLFAHSFQLAALALLCFFPFLIIITAAAGRDAAVVVTEWLGLNQQAARAVASLFKPATGSYALTATSALFLLLGALAVAGTLQTWYRMLFDVRGGGWRTNAAQLAWLAGLLGYAAVQSAFGRAFGGTPLPGLMGFLWSLVFWWASMYVLLVGAVPWRVLFPPALVTSLCWTGLGVFSAHWFSATIVANQQKYGPIGVVMVILSWLVAVGVVIHLGAVVGRMTSGTLTARKDGGGDGGQRVHGDGGHSGREAREDGE
- a CDS encoding phosphatase PAP2 family protein, producing the protein MTGRSASAVLPPSLRAWLGPIAALAALVVVVLGVLYAGAGKPGPVDARIGAAVDGVRPPWRHVALAMDFLGEPGGAVALVVALVTGCLLLRSPRAAVLLVAGLGTTVGTATLLKHVVGRTIHGEGNLSYPSGHTAFLTALALVVALAATGRLGLGRTAGTALVLAAALLAGAAMGWAQVALGAHYPTDVLGGWCTALAVTPATAWLVDRMADRPAGQPSGAGRRERG
- a CDS encoding DUF4910 domain-containing protein, with translation MAPVTAAGEEMYALVERLYPLCRSITGDGVRATLDIVGEYVPLQVHEVPTGTQVLDWTVPQEWNIRDAYIADAAGNRVVDFAASNLHVLGYSLPVSATMPLADLRGHLHTLPDHPSWVPYRTSYYKPEWGFCLAQETLDALPDGEYEVRIDSTLTDGHLTYAEHVIPGQVADEVIVSCHVCHPSLANDNLAGVAVATFLARALAEQRPYYTYRFLFAPGTIGAITWLARNADRVELVRHGLVLACAGDPGHLTYKQSRRGDAEIDRVMRHVLSASQRPHRVTEFTPYGYDERQFCSPGFDLGVGSLSRTPYAGYPEYHTSADDLGFVSPAAMADTLAVCREAFAVLDRNRRYVNLSPYGEPQLGRRGLYDSLGGRSDAKEAQMAMLWVLSLSDGEHGLLDVAERSGLPFDTVAAAAGALHGAGLIKA
- the rfbC gene encoding dTDP-4-dehydrorhamnose 3,5-epimerase codes for the protein MKATEVAAIDGAYLFEPTPYTDERGFFCRTFDADVVRSVGLDPDAFVQDSLSRSVRGVLRGLHLRSGAGEAKLVRCSYGRIFDVVVDLRPDSPTYLGRAFFELSGETQATLYVPAGCAHGFQALTDTADTSYRIDRPHDPAEDVTIAFDDPELAIPWPLPVTSMSQRDREAPSLAEVLKHEES
- a CDS encoding glycosyltransferase family 2 protein; the encoded protein is MTDRPRLSIGLPVYNGEEYLAESLDALLGQTYEDFELVVSDNASTDGTEDICRRYAAKDSRIRYLRLPRNIGATPNHNHVFAESRGELFKWASHDDLYGRDLLRRCVEALDERPDVILAHADQAVIDGDGQVKVPYEYTLATDSPHAPVRFRSMLFEPGGDDFYGVIRADALRRVKPMDSYHHADRTFVAEIALHGRFHQVPELLYFRRDHPTRAERANPSKRSRCVNLDPRRAGLLHPTPRLLAEYVWGFASAIRRAPLSAADRRACYRHLAAWMTSRVRPGAGERVEDRAPVDPAGLTVSVDALVAGRDGREGSQV
- a CDS encoding glutamate-1-semialdehyde 2,1-aminomutase, translated to MNTEDTGELLLPRSRTANERLHALVPGGAHTYAKGDDQYPENLAPVISHGRGAHVWDVDGNRYVEYGSGLRSVSLGHAHPRVTEAVRRELDRGSNFVRPSVVELEAAERFLATVPTAEMVKFAKNGSDATTAAVRLARAATGRPRVALCADQPFFSVDDWFIGTTPMSAGIPAATNELTVTFPYGDLAATQELLSRYRDEVACLILEPATHTEPPPGYLAGLRELADRHGCVLIFDEMITGFRWSEAGAQGLYGVVPDLSTFGKALGNGFAVSALAGRRELMELGGLRHSGDRVFLLSTTHGAETHSLAAAMAVQTTYAEEGVTARLHALGERLAAGVREAAAATGVGEHVVVRGRASNLVFTTLDENRQPSQQYRTLFLRRLLAGGVLAPSFVVSSALGDADIDHTVDVVAQACVVYRKALDAGDPTPWLAGRPVKPVFRRLA
- a CDS encoding polysaccharide pyruvyl transferase family protein, translating into MTSADGSPVRVGLFGLLGSGNLGNDGSLEAVLGYLRAEHPEAVVSALCGGPEVVTARFGIPATRLHWNRGEYRTASRAGAVAAKGLGKLVDVFRTAAWVRRHDVVIVPGMGVLEATLPLRPWGFPYSLFLLCATGRLFRTRVALVSVGAAAIGNRPTRALVRWSARLAAYRSYRDAPSRDAMRAMGVDTTHDEVYPDLAFSLPTPPASAPSGPPGRVCVGVMDFHGGNDDRARADEIHRRYLDGTIRFVRALVGEGRPVRLLTGDECDASVVAAILDAVDSPLVTAAEPKSLADLMKEMAAADTVVAIRYHNLICALKTGTPTLAITYAAKSDALMDRMGLGAYCHPARELDADRLFEQFRALEKQSAELRQTLTERNRAAARLLDHQFHALTAALFPAAGRTQTLREAP